The following DNA comes from Brassica oleracea var. oleracea cultivar TO1000 chromosome C5, BOL, whole genome shotgun sequence.
CACCATCAGAAAGGCCAAAGATGAGTGTCGAACAATATAAGATTCGAAGACCACGGCAAGGGATTCCTCAAATGCTGAAAACAGGTGATTGTGGAATTTATGCAATAAAGTTCGTTGAGTGTCATGCACTAGGTTCTGAGTTTAGGACACCTATATCTGATGAAAATATCAAGATGGTTAGAGAAAAGCTTGCCGCAGAAATATTCGAGGAGACTGAACAAGATGGTCGCCTAGTTTCAAACCCGCTCCCGTTTCAATCAAGCGATCGTGAGTTGTTATATCCGTATTGAAGTTGCATTCTTAATTTATTGTTTATGCATTGTACGCTTATATGACTTTTCACTTGGACTTCATTTTTTTTATTGTTTTGACTCATATGGTTTATGGGTTTGCAACTTTCGAAATCCTGCAATTTCTTTAAAATTATTGGCTCATATGTTTGGTGACTCATGTGTTTAGTGACTCATATGGTTATGGGTTTGCACTTTCGAGACTGCATTTTTCATATTATTATTCTGAACATTCTGCTGAGTCATAATTTGCAACTTTCATATTATTTTGGCTTTTCAAATTTCGTAAGTATACAAAAACTAGTCATAATTTGGAAAAAAACAAGAATCTGAAAATAAAGTATAATACCAAGCTCAATATAAATAAGAATCTGCAAAATCATGTATAATTATTTAAAACAAGCTCAATATAAAGTAAGAAGCTGCAAAACCAAGTATGATCAGAATTTTGAAATTAACTATGTATCTAAAATGCTGAATCGTAAATGCTTCTCAGCCACCTTTGCAAGTGGCACGATTATGTCTAGCTTGCTTACATTCTGAGCTTGTGTACAGCTTGCACAACTTTTGGGTTGGTGGTTCATTGTAAACCTTCTCGATTTTCATCTTTTTCAACTGTGGTTGTTTGCCCATCACTCTTTCAAGTGCAGAAAGATATCTCGACTTCTTTGGCCTACCTAGTCCACGTTTTACATCTGGTGGGAGACATTTTTTCATTGGTAAATCTGCATGAGGTTGCGACTCAACATCCACCGGATTAACGGACTCCACATACGCACCGGACAAGTTACTTTTTGTGTAGTACGGATGTACTAGAGTTTGTAAATGTAGATTTGGTCGCTTACCAGCAGAAGCAAGAGCATGTTCACATGGTATCTTATCAATATCATATTTACGGCAAGTACTCTTCTGTTACAAATACAAAACAAGTTATGCAAATTACTACAAAACTAATATACTTTTGAGTAATAAAATAACAATTATGAGACCGTAAATTGTACCTCTCGTATGTCCACGACACAATCAAGTGCACCACCAGTTACATGGCTACGATATGCGTTTATGTGTTGCACAGTGAGAGTATTACCAATCTTGCATCTATACGTCAAAGTTCGTTCAACCCTTGGCGTGAATAATGTTTGTAGTGACATAGCATGTTCTCGTCGTTCCATAAACCATCTTGAAATCACCTTACGCACTTCGTCCAGAAAAAATGCAATAGGATACTCGCGAGCGTCTTTGAGAACCTTATTGATAGACTCAGCAATATTGCTTGTCATTATATCATACCTATCTCCTTGAAAAATTGCACGAGACCACAAACGAACATCAGCCTTCTCCAAATATGCAGCAATGGCAGGGTTTTCTCTTCGAATCTCATCAAATAACGCAATGAACTCAGAAACCCTGTACACCTTTGCAGCCTTTTAAACCAAATTTAGTGTATTGGAGTCTTTGTATTTTTTTAGAAGATTCTGATGCAGATGATAGTTACATATTCCTCGATGAGCTAGTGTGAATACCTTTCTAACTGATTTTCGAATGGATTTGTGTCTATCAGAAATTATTGCCAAGTCTTCTCGGTCCCCATAAACCAAACGCAGCTGATTTAGGAACCACTCCCATGAAACATGATTTTCTGAATCAACAATCCTGAAAGCTAGAGGAAATATCCCACCATTTACATCTTGTGAAGCGGCAACGAGCATAACACCTTTGAATTTTCCTTTCAAATGAGCTCCATCCACAACTATCACATTTCTTATAAATTGGAAACCAGTGATACATGCACCAAATGCAATGAATAAGTACCTAAATCTGTCTTCCTCATCGCAAACAAGTTTCGTAATTGTACCTGGATTAGCCGCCTCGATCTTTTGAAAATAGAAAGGAAAATACTCGTACCCGCTCTCCCATGTGCCTCTCTCTAGCTCACGTGCATGTACTAAGGCTTTGTATGCCTTCCAATAATCAATATCAATACCATACATAGCCTTCATGACATCCATAATGTGAATCGGTCTAATCCCAAGACCAACTTTCCCAAATTTTCCCAAATACAACTCTCCAATACATTTTGATGTAGCTTGTCGATGACGAGAACACCTATTTGTAGCAGGGCACGTATGAATGTCAATGTACTTTCGAACTTTAAACTCATAAGATGCTTTCATTACTGATGCACGAATCTTCCAAGAACAACCAGCAACAAAGCATTTCAGTACCAGCAAAGTTTTTGTGGGCTTATACGTTGTATAATCAAAATTCTGAAATATCGTGATCATACGCAACTTATTTTGTAACTCTGCCTTGGTACTAAATATTTGCCTCACGCTGATACGCTCCAGAATCTGCAAAATATTTTGTATACCTTCTAAGCCACCAACCATTTGATTTTCAGTTTCTCCGTTAAAAGACATATCTGAATCAAATCCAAAGCTACCATCTCTAGAACCACGACTTATTTCATCTTCAAAAATTTCTTCAAAAGTACTACTTTGAATCTCATCTTCCCCATTTACATATGGTATACCACTTTGTGCCTCGTCTTCCCCAGACCTATCAAGGGTACCACTTTTTTCTGTATCATTGCTACCTCCATCAAGAGTACCACTTTTTTCTTCATATTCACAAGTTTTATTTAAATTGCTACTCATTTCCTCAACTACGTACCTGCAAAATAAATGTCTATAGAGTATTAGCTAGTCTACTAATAATATGTAGATATAATATAAATCTACCAACTGATATCTAGTCTACTAAAACAAATAGATATAATATAAATTTGCCGATTGATATTCTAGTCTACCAAAAGATGTAGACATCATGCAAGTCAACAAAGCATGTAGACTTTATGCAAGTCTATTAATACTTCAAGGACAAAATACAAGTCTACAAAATTAACATGTTAAGTCTGCTATATCGTGTGGACTTAATGTTAATCCACCGATTATCAGCAGACAACATACCAATCAAGCATACAGTGTATGTCGATCATCAGTAGACATAGAACTAATCTACGGATTATGAATGTCATGTCTGCAGAAACATGTAGTTATTACGTAAGTCTACCAAATTCACATGTAGAGTCTGCCATACACATGTAGATATTTTGCTTATCTGCCGACTATAAGAAGACAACAAACTAATCTACGGGTTTCAAATTTCATGTCTGTAAAATCATGTAGACAATATGTAGCCATTACACAAGTCTACCAAATGCATATATAAAGTCTGTTATGCATGTGTAGACTTTATACTAATCTACCTACTATAAGCAGACAACAAACTAGTCTATAGGTTTCGAATTTCATATCTGTAAAATCATGTAGACACTATGTATCCATCACACAAGTCTACCAAATTCACTTGTAAAGCCTGCTATACATGTGTAGACGTTATGCTAATCTACCTATTATGAGCAGACAAGTGGTTGCAGAAAATAATATGTCTGGCAGTTTGGATATTCATGTCTATCATCTAATTCAGTGAGCAGTCGCAGACAAAGTACAAGTCTACCGAAAATTTCTAGTCTACTTTGAACGGCTTTTGGTTCGAAGTTTCTAGTCTACCAAAATTTGATAGGCTTTACACTCTTTTCATCTTCTACATATATAAGGTTTACACATGAGATGTCAAAAAAAGTTCACACATATTACCTTGATTTTGATAGATGTTCAATCCTGGAATTCCTTTTGTACGTTTCTAAAGTAAATAGGTCTACAAAAAATTTGGCAATATTAGAAACAAAACATAAACAGTGATCTATGAATGATATTATAAATACTAGAACTGATATAATAATGGTCATAGAATTTTACTAACCTCTCGGTGAGTCTAAACTTTTGCTTTGATGAAAAAATTGTTTTAGTTTAAATGATGTCTCAGAAAGATGAAGGTGTAACAATGGTGATTTTTCAAAAAAGTTATTCTTTATTTTTACAGATACGTTTTCCTTTGATGAAAAAAACAATCAATGTTGTTTTTAATGTTATATCCATCTTTAGCATTATTGTTAATTAATTAGATTCGAATTTTGATCAATTTATTTAAGGAAATTAAGTATTCTTTTAATTTTATATGGTAGAATCAAGAAAATAAATTATGTACTTAAGGGTAATATAGTAAAAGTTTCTTAATAAAATCTTGAAAATTTTATAGAAGTTATTTTAGCTATTTTCTATATTTTTAAGGTTATTGTAACAAATGTCCCTATGATTTTTGTATTCATTTTGATATTAAACTTATGTTATTAGTGAAACATTTTTAAATGGTTGTTATTATGGAACCAAACAATATTTTTTAAGAACTGCCCCCCTTTTATGTTAAGCAACACTGTCTTTGTATTAACCCAAAAACAAAATCTAAAGAACAAAAACAAAAACAGAGATGAGGAATATTAACAGACATTAGCTAAGGTCTTGGCTCTATATATATTTCAAAGGAGTGAAGAAAACTTTTCATCTGCTGATTTCATCTGTTTTGAAGATGGAAAGTCCTTGGCAGAAGAATCATCATGAGTTGATGATGATGGTGATGGTGATGATGCATCATCAATGTATTCTGCAAGTTTTCTCTTGTTAGAATGGCTTAAGGTTTTGCAATCCTCTGCTTCATTTCTCATTATAAGTTCTTTTATTCGCTTTACATCAGCTAGTTTCACCGGTTTTAACAGAAAATCCTCTGCTCCTTCTCTCAGACATCTGAAACGAAAAACAAGATAAGCCACATAGGTTAGATCATAGTGAGACAAAAAATGATCTACTTTGTATTATTACACATTTACAGAAACACTTACTGTTCTATACGAGGTAAGATGTTCTCGGATGACATAATCACAACTGGTATTTCTCTGAAGACGGAAGATTCCTACACATATCAATGGAATTTGTATGAGCATTAGAAAAGATTTATTTAAAGAGTTTTCTCAGATTGATAAAATCAAAACATATTATTATTATTACCTTAATCTTCTTGAGAAGATCATATCCTGTTAGTCCTGGCATTGAGTAATCCGTCACTATCAAATTCACCTTCAAATCCTGTTATAAGAAATATCACACAGGATTGTTTATGAAACACTTCAACAAAAATCAGATCTTAACTATTACCAAAACAATTAATAAATAAGGTCTTGTATTTTTTTTTTTGTAAAAATATAAATAAGGTCTTGTTATTATTATTTTCCTGACAAGAAGAAAAGAGCAAAAGTTGCAAGGGTCTATCCTTAGTTAGAGGATCTATCAGTAACCAAACAGATTTGTAAAGAGAGCTACCTTAAGACCAGAAGCTCCTTTGTCTCCATCTAAGCCAAGGTACTGCAAAGCCCTAGCCCCACTCTCTACAGTAGTCACTGAAACAACAAATAAGATTTTTATTTAGGCAAAGAACGACACCCACACATCAGAGAAGGGAAAACATAGAGAGAGTGAGACTCATATTGTTATATACCTTTACAGGCTGAGATTCTCAGCAATCTCTCAATGACTTTACGATCCACAATACTATCATCGACGGCAAGAACATGTAACTCTGGTGAAGTAACTGACATATCTCCACCGGATGGGATCTCCATCCTCATGACGTCACCAACTGCCATTGTTAACTCAGAAAAGAGATGAAGACTGGTTGTAATAAAACGAAGAGGAAGCTTTGGATTAAAGGGAAAGAAAAATCTCAGAAATCAATGTGATGTGATGGAGTAAGAAGAAGTAGAAAGAAAAGTTAGGTTAGGTGACATAAATATAAAGAGGTGGGGTTGGAGTAGAGAGATTCGGAAAGATCGGATTTTGCTGGTGAGATCTTTGAAGAGGAAACAAAATCTTACATTGGGTCAAGTGTGATGTTGTGTGTTGGAACTTGTCAGATTTTTTAAATATGTTTTGTAGTAATAATATTTTTGTGTCTGAAGGTCAAAATCTTTGGGCACCGAATCTTTTTTAAGATTTCGAACATCTTTGTTTGGTCTGTTTCTTTCAATCCGACAGCGACTACTCGCTCATGACGTGGAACTTTCCTTCTTCTTTTAGTAATTATCTCTATTTTTCGTTATAGACCAGTCGACTAAAATAATCACCGATAATCGTTTTAAATCCTTTTCGTTTATTTTTATTTAGTCCCCTATATATTTTTTTTTTTTGACTGATAGTCCCCTAGTTAGACCAATTGAAATACCCAACTTGATCATACAATCACAAGCCAATATATATTATTATTTTATAAATCGACATAATCATTTATAGAGATAAACTCTTATATTTTTGTATAATAATATTTTATAAAATTTTATTGATGCTCTATTAAATTCGAATCCAAATAATGATGCCATAACTGTAATCTATGTTCAAAATGGATTATTTTAATATACTCTAAAACTTTGGTCTTTTATTATATATTCAAATATTACGAGGTTACCTTAAGCTTCTCTTGAAAATAATTATTTTTCGGCAAAAGGGACATTTATTTAATTGTTGACATCGTTTTCAGTTTAGTTTCCTTTATTAAATTATGTTTTTTGTGTGTGTAAAATGCACTCTGTTTAGTGGACCATTGTGTGATTTGTGAATCTCATTTGCTTTCTGGACAAAATCTTGACTGAAAATAAAATATGGAAAAAGAATTGGGATGAAGATCCTTTATGTGTCTCTATTTCATTTTCAACATATTCTACCAATAGCGAGATGAAAGGCAATACATTAGGGTGTCAATTCGGACCGGCCCGGCCCGGCCCAGTCCAAATCCGCTAAACCCGTAAATATTTGAGTCTGGCCCAAAAATATTTTGGGGCTAGAATTCAAAGTTCGGACTGGCTCTTATAGGGCTATAGGGCTTTTCGAGTTTTTTTGGGCTTTTCGAAAAATAATTTGTCATTGTCACTTCCATCGTTTTAATATATGATAATTTTCATTAAAAAAACAGTTTCATTTTTTGTTTTAAAATATAAAATAGTTAAAAAAAAAAATTTTATCAAAATTTTTTTATTTTTCCGTATGCTTTAAAAACATATTATAAACAAACCAATTTAATAAGATTTAAATAATCAAATATAAATTAAAACTAAACATATATGAAAACAAAATTTATGAAAAACATGGTCAAACGTTTCATACTTTGTATATCGAAAAAAAATATGTCGTAGATAAAAGAAGAATGTACATTTGCAAAATTTAAAATGTGACAATACTAATAATGATCAAACAATACAACTTTTATATTTGCTTTATTAGAGTGGATAAAAATATCAAAATAACATGTCAATACTAATAATCGTTTGGATTGTAATAGCAATAATATTTAAGTTAAAATATAAAATTTTGGATTTTCGGGTCTGGCCTAACTCAAACAGGTTTAGGTCCAAAATATCCAAAGCCCAGATGGGCTTAGCCCGAAATGCCCAATTTTTTTTGGGCTTATAAAACTAAGTTCAAACCCGATAATTTTCAGGGTTGGACAGGCTCGGATTACGGACTTCGACCCTGTTCGACATGGCTAGCAATACATACACGATTTTGTTTCGAATTAATTAGTCATGCAATAGACTATGTCGATATAAATTGCAAATATACAAAAAGTAGATTACATATAAACGTATATCACAGACTATAAATGAGTTCCTACATAATATTCATAAAAAAAAGTAGAAATAAGACCCAGAACAACATAGGTTATATGATAACTTCGGTAACGATTTGTTCTTTTTTTTTTTAACATGATTACCAAACAAAAAACGTAGTCATTTAGCTAGATAACCAGCATTTAGCTGGGGGCCTGGGGTGCTATACTTCTAACGTAGAATCTTCAAAAGTTATGGAAGAGATGATCCTTTAAAGTTTATAATACTTAAAATCTTCTAGCTAATTGTGAGAAAAATACCTTATAGCCAATTGTGAGAAGACTTGGTCAACATAAAATAAAAGATTTGGTTTCATAAAATAAGAATCATACAGTTTTGTCCATATCGATTTGATAGGTATCTGAAAATAAAATTCCAATACGATGGCCTTAACCTTTTCTTTTGGTTGAAAATAAGATGGCATTCACACCTAAAAGCTCCGAAGACAGAATTGTTTACAGATACAAGTCAATTAAAAGTTATAGAAAAGGAAAAGTAAAATATTGTGATGTTTTCCGCACGTTAATCATTTATTCTTACGATCTTAAGGATGATGGAGCCGCCGCTAAGGTTTTAAGGCGATTTTGAAGACGATCGCGGATCTGGCCATATCTCATCGTTTTGGCTCGTTTCGAAGAAATCGGCAGGTAGGAAATGAGAGGGAGACTACCGTTTACCGTGTTAGCATACCACATAACCTAGTTTTGACGAAAGCGTGATCCAAAAGAAATCTAGGCTTCTGGTTTTGATACGACTATTTCCCCTAAATAGAGTGTTTTGATCGGTGCTGCTCAGTTATGTCTCAGTCTAGTGGTACCAGATACATAGGGGAAAGCTCACGATATGTGAGAAAACCTACACTTGAAGAACCAGAGATCATAAAGGTCCCGAATTTTGACTACGCGGATCTCATCGAGAAGTTTAAGCTTACACTCGTTGGAAGGATGTTCCATAAGGATGGTAGAAGTGTGGATGCGCTCCTGAAGCACATGCAAAGAAGACGCATCTGGGACGTGGAAGGAAGAGTCAGAGGAACCAATAAGTTTCATCTAGATTTTGAGAAAGAGGAGGACCTCCAAAAGGTTTTGAATAAGAGACCTTGCCACTTTAATAAGTGGAGCTTTTCCCTCGAAAGATGGATCCCAACAATCAAAGAAGATTTCCCCAACAACATGACGTTTTGGGTAGAAGTGGAGGGGATCCCAAGC
Coding sequences within:
- the LOC106344451 gene encoding uncharacterized protein LOC106344451, whose translation is MSSNLNKTCEYEEKSGTLDGGSNDTEKSGTLDRSGEDEAQSGIPYVNGEDEIQSSTFEEIFEDEISRGSRDGSFGFDSDMSFNGETENQMVGGLEGIQNILQILERISVRQIFSTKAELQNKLRMITIFQNFDYTTYKPTKTLLVLKCFVAGCSWKIRASVMKASYEFKVRKYIDIHTCPATNRCSRHRQATSKCIGELYLGKFGKVGLGIRPIHIMDVMKAMYGIDIDYWKAYKALVHARELERGTWESGYEYFPFYFQKIEAANPGTITKLVCDEEDRFRYLFIAFGACITGFQFIRNVIVVDGAHLKGKFKGVMLVAASQDVNGGIFPLAFRIVDSENHVSWEWFLNQLRLVYGDREDLAIISDRHKSIRKSVRKAAKVYRVSEFIALFDEIRRENPAIAAYLEKADVRLWSRAIFQGDRYDIMTSNIAESINKVLKDAREYPIAFFLDEVRKVISRWFMERREHAMSLQTLFTPRVERTLTYRCKIGNTLTVQHINAYRSHVTGGALDCVVDIREKSTCRKYDIDKIPCEHALASAGKRPNLHLQTLVHPYYTKSNLSGAYVESVNPVDVESQPHADLPMKKCLPPDVKRGLGRPKKSRYLSALERVMGKQPQLKKMKIEKVYNEPPTQKLCKLYTSSECKQARHNRATCKGG
- the LOC106296156 gene encoding two-component response regulator ARR7-like; translated protein: MAVGDVMRMEIPSGGDMSVTSPELHVLAVDDSIVDRKVIERLLRISACKVTTVESGARALQYLGLDGDKGASGLKDLKVNLIVTDYSMPGLTGYDLLKKIKESSVFREIPVVIMSSENILPRIEQCLREGAEDFLLKPVKLADVKRIKELIMRNEAEDCKTLSHSNKRKLAEYIDDASSPSPSSSTHDDSSAKDFPSSKQMKSADEKFSSLL